A portion of the Staphylococcus felis genome contains these proteins:
- a CDS encoding efflux RND transporter permease subunit — protein sequence MIKKLIDFSLSNQFAVVLMVILVIIGGVYSSFKMRLELLPDVEPPMMTITTAMPGATAETVMNKVSDPIDNQIRGMADVESVQTESLSNVSMVTVNFDERTDLDRAEQQIQKTLDKMDFEEGIEAPEIQRNAMNAFPVVAYSILQKENDVKVSTSKVQNQLIPKLQTIDGVQNVNLNGQTNRKVTIQFDKDKLKEVGLNEQQVTDYIKAATKESPLGLFQFKDTEKSVIVDGQFTSVAALKNMSIPVEALKQSGGTVDGAKTPGPSATDMQSRERTISSNISLNDLAKVQLLDERDSVSRTNGQDAVDVQIIKAQDANTVAVANEVDKVVDDFINGNNDLDAVQIMDTAKPIKDSLDTMIEKALLGSMVAIIVIMLFLRNIRMTAISLVSIPMSLLIAMIALKLTDVSLNILTLGALTVAIGRVIDDSIVVIENIYRRLNRADEKLTGDALIVSATKEVFVPIMSSTFVTIVVFAPLAFVTGSVGQMFRPFAYAVTFSLLASLLISITIVPVLGSIFFRKGLKKKSQKQLGVVGTHYQKVLNWSLNHKWLVILLSTLLLIGSIFLGAMKIGTSFISTGEDKFMALTYTAKPGETEENVLKSADQVQKYLQKNPHVKNIQYSVGGQSPIDPTGSTNNMALMVEYDSDTPHFEEEPEKVLNDIEKYHHKGEWKQLDMGTGGTTNTLEVQVTGPSTQAIESTVKMIEKSMKDVKGLTNVKSDLTETYEEYQIKVNPDQASEYGVTASQLAMLLNQNVPDTTVSEVKAQKQTYDVVVKHDKSTDWTQQKMENTQIPTPLGSNVTLDDIATIEKTKTPNKLVKEGGDYTSTVSAQISGDDVGAISQNVMQKLKHIETPSHVKTSLGGTNEDMQAAFSQLMIAMVAAVITVYLVLVLTFKGALAPFTILFSLPYIAIGVVIALILTGETLSVPSMIGVLMLIGIVVTNAIVFIDRVTQNEKQGMPMKEALLEAGGTRIRPILMTAIATIGALIPLLFGQDSSILISKGLAATVIGGLMSSTILTLIVVPVIYEILFTIKRKLIK from the coding sequence ATGATTAAAAAGTTGATAGATTTTTCTCTATCAAATCAATTCGCAGTGGTGCTTATGGTTATCTTAGTTATTATCGGTGGGGTCTATTCAAGCTTTAAGATGCGATTAGAATTACTACCTGATGTGGAACCACCAATGATGACAATTACAACTGCGATGCCAGGGGCGACAGCTGAAACTGTGATGAATAAAGTAAGCGATCCGATTGATAATCAAATACGAGGAATGGCCGATGTGGAAAGCGTGCAAACTGAATCGCTTTCAAATGTATCGATGGTGACGGTCAATTTTGATGAGCGAACGGATTTAGATCGTGCAGAACAACAAATTCAAAAAACACTGGACAAAATGGATTTTGAGGAGGGAATTGAAGCACCAGAAATACAGAGAAATGCAATGAATGCTTTTCCAGTAGTTGCCTACTCGATATTACAAAAAGAAAATGACGTCAAAGTTTCGACCTCAAAAGTTCAGAATCAATTAATTCCGAAGTTGCAAACTATAGATGGTGTCCAAAATGTTAATCTCAACGGCCAAACCAACCGCAAAGTCACGATTCAATTTGATAAGGACAAGTTGAAGGAAGTCGGATTAAACGAACAACAAGTCACTGACTATATTAAGGCGGCTACAAAAGAGTCTCCACTAGGTTTATTTCAATTTAAAGATACCGAAAAATCAGTAATTGTGGACGGCCAGTTTACTTCTGTAGCAGCATTAAAGAATATGAGTATCCCTGTTGAAGCGCTTAAACAAAGTGGGGGTACAGTGGATGGTGCAAAAACACCAGGACCATCAGCTACTGACATGCAATCTAGAGAGCGAACAATAAGTAGCAATATCTCCTTAAATGATCTAGCTAAAGTTCAATTATTAGACGAACGGGACTCTGTTTCGCGTACGAATGGCCAAGATGCAGTAGATGTTCAAATTATTAAAGCACAAGATGCAAACACAGTAGCAGTCGCCAATGAAGTGGACAAAGTTGTTGATGACTTTATCAATGGGAATAACGACTTGGATGCCGTTCAAATTATGGACACTGCCAAGCCAATTAAAGATTCATTAGATACAATGATTGAAAAGGCACTTTTAGGTTCAATGGTTGCAATCATTGTGATTATGCTGTTTTTAAGAAATATCCGTATGACGGCCATTTCACTTGTGTCGATACCTATGTCATTATTAATAGCGATGATTGCACTGAAACTGACGGACGTATCTCTTAATATTTTGACATTAGGTGCTTTAACGGTTGCGATTGGTCGCGTCATAGATGATTCTATTGTCGTTATCGAAAATATTTATAGACGGTTGAATCGAGCAGATGAAAAATTAACAGGAGATGCATTGATTGTATCAGCAACAAAAGAAGTATTTGTTCCTATTATGTCTTCAACATTTGTCACTATAGTTGTATTTGCGCCGCTCGCATTTGTGACTGGTTCAGTCGGGCAGATGTTTAGACCATTTGCTTATGCAGTGACATTTAGTTTGTTAGCCTCACTCCTTATCTCTATTACAATTGTACCTGTATTAGGATCAATCTTTTTTAGGAAAGGTTTAAAAAAGAAATCTCAAAAGCAACTTGGCGTTGTTGGAACACACTATCAAAAAGTGTTAAATTGGAGTTTAAATCATAAGTGGCTTGTTATTTTACTGAGTACATTACTTTTAATAGGAAGTATCTTTTTAGGTGCGATGAAGATTGGGACAAGCTTTATTTCAACTGGTGAAGATAAGTTTATGGCATTAACATATACCGCTAAACCGGGTGAGACAGAAGAGAATGTGTTAAAAAGTGCAGATCAAGTTCAAAAATACTTGCAAAAGAACCCGCATGTCAAAAATATACAATATTCTGTTGGTGGTCAATCACCTATTGATCCAACAGGAAGTACAAACAATATGGCACTCATGGTTGAATATGATTCTGACACACCTCACTTTGAGGAAGAACCTGAAAAAGTGCTTAATGATATTGAGAAGTATCATCATAAAGGGGAATGGAAACAACTAGACATGGGAACTGGCGGAACGACGAATACGCTTGAAGTTCAAGTGACTGGTCCGTCCACACAGGCAATAGAAAGTACTGTAAAAATGATTGAAAAAAGCATGAAAGATGTCAAAGGCTTAACAAACGTTAAATCGGATTTAACAGAAACATACGAAGAGTATCAAATTAAAGTGAATCCAGATCAAGCGAGTGAATACGGTGTTACGGCTAGTCAGCTTGCCATGTTACTCAATCAAAATGTGCCAGATACGACTGTTTCAGAAGTAAAAGCGCAAAAGCAAACGTATGATGTCGTAGTTAAACATGATAAATCAACAGACTGGACTCAGCAAAAGATGGAGAATACACAGATACCAACACCGCTCGGTAGCAATGTGACATTAGATGATATTGCTACAATTGAGAAAACAAAGACGCCGAATAAACTTGTTAAAGAAGGTGGAGATTACACTAGTACAGTATCTGCTCAAATTTCAGGGGATGATGTAGGTGCTATTTCTCAAAATGTGATGCAAAAATTAAAACATATAGAGACACCGAGTCATGTCAAAACGTCTCTTGGGGGTACGAATGAAGATATGCAAGCTGCATTTTCACAATTGATGATTGCTATGGTTGCTGCTGTGATTACCGTTTATTTAGTACTTGTATTAACATTTAAAGGTGCACTTGCGCCATTTACGATTTTATTTTCTCTACCATATATCGCTATTGGTGTAGTGATTGCTTTAATTTTGACAGGCGAAACGTTATCTGTGCCAAGCATGATTGGCGTGCTCATGCTTATTGGTATAGTCGTCACAAATGCAATTGTATTCATTGATCGCGTTACTCAAAATGAAAAACAAGGCATGCCAATGAAAGAAGCGTTATTAGAAGCAGGAGGCACAAGAATTAGACCCATTTTAATGACTGCAATTGCAACTATAGGAGCTTTGATTCCATTATTATTTGGTCAGGATAGTTCCATACTTATTTCTAAAGGGTTAGCTGCCACAGTTATTGGTGGGTTAATGTCTTCCACTATTTTGACACTGATTGTTGTACCTGTTATCTATGAAATTTTATTTACGATTAAACGTAAATTGATAAAATAG
- a CDS encoding GNAT family N-acetyltransferase: protein MEITRVQSASEITTFIQSNVNATQSYTNKLPTQYDEALMLFLKEAVQTTGIYVVKENNDIQMVMMCIPYFENRFKVIGPITKQGYTPTGSVFDALFHKMTQHIDSDAIYYFAYAAENEHIKAFMKTIGASYTFTDYYLETSRDLGETENLHHIIQYQPAYFRSFQKLHESTFTHHEMTAEEIEQSLDSDHQLFLYMAEGILKGYLYLIYDRNQQHAEIKYFSSHSDYRLKGIAFDLIQHAIHHVLQQDQFDRIYFKIRSKNHRLVERFHELGFNITSEYRKFKYVSS, encoded by the coding sequence ATGGAAATCACTCGGGTACAATCCGCATCTGAAATCACAACGTTTATCCAATCCAACGTTAATGCCACTCAATCATACACAAATAAACTACCTACACAATATGATGAAGCATTAATGTTATTTCTTAAAGAAGCTGTTCAAACTACTGGTATTTATGTTGTTAAAGAGAATAATGACATCCAAATGGTCATGATGTGTATCCCCTATTTTGAGAATCGTTTTAAAGTGATTGGTCCAATCACAAAGCAAGGATACACGCCCACTGGTTCAGTATTCGACGCATTATTCCATAAAATGACACAGCACATTGATAGTGATGCCATTTATTATTTTGCCTATGCAGCTGAAAATGAACATATTAAAGCATTTATGAAAACGATTGGTGCATCTTATACATTTACAGATTACTATCTTGAGACATCGCGTGATTTAGGTGAAACCGAAAATCTTCATCACATTATTCAATACCAACCTGCCTATTTCCGTTCGTTTCAAAAATTACACGAATCCACATTCACTCATCATGAAATGACAGCCGAAGAGATTGAACAATCACTTGATTCTGATCACCAACTCTTTTTATATATGGCAGAAGGCATCTTAAAAGGCTACTTATATTTAATATATGACCGAAATCAACAACATGCTGAAATTAAATATTTCTCCTCCCATTCAGACTATCGACTAAAAGGGATTGCATTTGACCTTATACAGCATGCTATTCACCATGTCTTGCAACAAGATCAATTTGATCGCATATACTTCAAAATCCGTAGTAAAAACCATCGTCTTGTAGAACGTTTTCATGAATTAGGATTTAACATTACATCTGAATATCGAAAATTTAAATACGTTTCGTCTTAA
- the rpsJ gene encoding 30S ribosomal protein S10, with amino-acid sequence MAKQKIRIRLKAYDHRVIDQSAEKIVETAKRSGADVSGPIPLPTEKSVYTIIRAVHKYKDSREQFEQRTHKRLIDIVNPTPKTVDALMGLNLPSGVDIEIKL; translated from the coding sequence ATGGCAAAACAAAAAATCAGAATTAGATTAAAAGCTTACGATCACCGTGTTATTGATCAATCAGCTGAGAAAATTGTAGAAACTGCAAAGCGTTCTGGAGCGGATGTATCTGGTCCGATTCCATTACCAACAGAGAAATCTGTTTACACAATCATTCGTGCGGTTCACAAATACAAAGATTCTCGTGAGCAATTCGAACAACGTACACATAAACGTTTAATCGACATTGTTAACCCTACACCAAAAACAGTAGACGCTTTAATGGGTCTTAACTTACCATCTGGTGTAGACATCGAAATTAAATTATAA
- a CDS encoding NCS2 family permease, translated as MKRYFRFDEYQTNYKREIFGGLTTFLSMAYILAVNPQILSLAGVEGISPDQKMDQGAIFVATCLAAFVGCLFMGLIARYPIALAPGMGLNAFFAFTVILNMGIPWQVGLTGVFFSGFIFAILTATGLRETIINAIPFEMKMAVSAGIGLFITFVGLQSSGIIKNQDATLVTLGSITDPPVLLAVFGIIVTVVLYAKRIPGAIFIGMVITALVGLLTAQIAPPHAIVGKVPSIAPTFGAAFEAFQDPAQLFTIQFLIVILTFLFIDFFDTAGTIVAVASQAGFLKDNKLPRAGRALFSDSLATMVGSVFGTTTTTSYIESTAGVAVGARTGFASIITGVCFLLALFFSPLMAVVTSAVTTPALVVVGVLMASNLAEISWKKFEVAVPAFITVIMMPLSYSIATGIACGFIFYPITMLLTKRHKEVHPIMYGLMIIFILYFVFVHG; from the coding sequence TTGAAACGATACTTCCGATTTGATGAGTACCAAACCAATTACAAGCGTGAAATATTTGGTGGACTCACGACTTTCTTATCTATGGCATATATTTTAGCAGTTAATCCGCAAATTTTAAGCTTAGCTGGTGTTGAAGGCATTTCACCTGATCAAAAAATGGATCAAGGTGCAATATTTGTTGCGACATGTCTAGCTGCTTTTGTAGGATGTTTATTTATGGGGCTTATCGCACGTTATCCGATTGCCCTTGCGCCCGGAATGGGACTGAATGCATTTTTTGCTTTTACAGTTATATTGAATATGGGGATACCTTGGCAAGTAGGGTTGACAGGTGTATTTTTCTCAGGCTTTATTTTTGCAATTTTAACTGCCACAGGTCTTAGAGAAACGATTATTAATGCAATTCCATTTGAGATGAAGATGGCTGTATCAGCAGGTATTGGTCTATTTATTACTTTTGTCGGCTTACAAAGTTCAGGCATTATCAAAAATCAAGATGCAACATTAGTGACGTTAGGAAGTATTACGGACCCTCCCGTATTATTAGCAGTATTCGGTATTATCGTTACAGTAGTGTTATATGCTAAACGTATACCGGGAGCAATCTTTATAGGGATGGTTATTACAGCACTAGTAGGTTTATTGACAGCGCAAATTGCACCACCTCATGCAATAGTAGGTAAAGTGCCGAGCATTGCACCGACATTTGGGGCTGCATTTGAAGCGTTTCAAGATCCGGCACAACTCTTTACGATCCAATTTTTAATCGTTATTTTAACATTTTTATTCATAGACTTTTTTGATACTGCAGGGACAATTGTTGCAGTGGCTTCACAAGCAGGATTTTTGAAAGATAATAAGTTGCCTAGAGCAGGACGTGCATTGTTTTCCGATTCTTTAGCAACGATGGTGGGTTCTGTTTTTGGAACGACAACAACAACATCTTATATTGAGTCAACTGCAGGAGTGGCAGTTGGAGCAAGAACTGGATTTGCAAGTATTATTACAGGGGTGTGTTTCTTGTTGGCGCTATTTTTTAGCCCATTGATGGCTGTCGTCACATCTGCAGTTACAACACCAGCACTTGTCGTTGTTGGCGTTTTAATGGCGTCTAACTTAGCTGAAATTAGTTGGAAGAAATTTGAAGTTGCAGTGCCTGCTTTTATCACGGTTATTATGATGCCGCTGTCATACTCAATCGCAACAGGTATTGCTTGTGGATTTATTTTCTATCCTATTACGATGTTACTGACAAAACGTCATAAAGAAGTTCATCCTATTATGTATGGTTTAATGATTATTTTTATTTTATATTTTGTATTTGTTCATGGTTAA
- a CDS encoding lipid II:glycine glycyltransferase FemX, with product MKLMNITDQEHDAFVKGHPNGDLLQLTKWGETKKLTGWYAKRIAVGDKGDVKGVGQLLFKKVPRTPFTLCYVSRGFVVDYTDLKAVRLLLAETIKIAKQEKAYTIKIDPDIEVDKGMTIVQDLKQLGFRHKGFKEGLAKDYIQPRMTMVTPIDKTDDEIMKSFENRNRSKVRLALKRGTVVERKSREDLKIFAQLMQETGERDGFLTRDVSYFETIYDALHPDGDAELFLVKLDPLPVLQSFKQEREALIKEKEKLSQKETTNKKIQNKLKDVETKQSKNEELIEKLETLKVEHPEGIYLSGALLMFAGHKSYYLYGASSDHYRDFLPNHHMQFAMMQFARDKGAKTYDFGGTDNQPSKESSHYGLWAFKKAWGTHLSEKIGEFDYVLNPIVYKAVEQFKPQLTKLKIKVVRQLKSIKS from the coding sequence ATGAAGTTAATGAATATTACGGATCAAGAGCATGATGCTTTTGTGAAAGGACATCCAAATGGTGATTTGCTCCAACTTACAAAATGGGGCGAAACAAAAAAATTAACAGGATGGTATGCTAAACGTATTGCAGTTGGTGACAAGGGTGACGTTAAAGGAGTAGGCCAACTGTTATTCAAAAAGGTTCCACGCACACCTTTTACATTGTGTTATGTATCACGTGGATTTGTGGTGGATTATACGGATTTGAAGGCTGTTCGCTTATTGTTAGCAGAAACAATTAAGATAGCGAAGCAAGAAAAGGCTTATACAATTAAAATTGACCCGGATATTGAAGTAGATAAAGGTATGACCATTGTCCAAGACTTAAAACAACTCGGTTTTCGTCATAAAGGTTTTAAAGAAGGTTTAGCCAAGGACTATATTCAACCTCGTATGACAATGGTAACACCGATTGACAAGACGGATGATGAAATTATGAAAAGTTTCGAAAACCGTAATCGCTCGAAAGTTCGATTAGCATTAAAGCGAGGAACGGTTGTTGAGAGAAAATCACGTGAGGACCTTAAAATATTTGCACAGCTCATGCAAGAAACGGGAGAACGAGATGGCTTTTTAACACGTGATGTGTCCTACTTTGAAACGATTTATGACGCACTTCATCCTGATGGTGATGCAGAACTCTTTTTAGTGAAGTTAGATCCTCTGCCAGTGCTACAATCTTTTAAGCAAGAGAGAGAGGCATTGATCAAAGAAAAAGAAAAGTTAAGTCAAAAAGAGACAACCAATAAAAAAATTCAAAATAAATTGAAAGACGTTGAGACGAAACAAAGCAAAAATGAAGAGTTAATCGAAAAACTGGAGACATTGAAAGTAGAGCACCCAGAAGGTATTTATTTGTCAGGGGCTTTATTAATGTTTGCAGGTCATAAATCCTATTATTTATATGGTGCTTCATCAGATCATTATCGCGACTTTCTACCTAATCATCATATGCAATTTGCAATGATGCAATTTGCGCGTGACAAAGGGGCCAAGACTTATGATTTTGGTGGGACAGATAACCAGCCAAGCAAAGAATCGAGTCATTACGGATTATGGGCTTTCAAAAAAGCATGGGGCACGCATTTAAGTGAAAAAATTGGAGAATTTGATTACGTATTAAATCCCATTGTCTATAAAGCCGTTGAACAGTTTAAACCACAATTAACAAAACTTAAAATTAAAGTAGTGCGTCAATTAAAATCTATTAAAAGCTAA
- a CDS encoding aminotransferase class I/II-fold pyridoxal phosphate-dependent enzyme, producing the protein MRYTNILSEIPDSYFGKTMGKKVEHGPLSLINLAVGIPDADTPQVILDELSQAILKPENQKYLAFQGKEAFKQAIVDFYQRQFDVHLDPEKEVCLLYGTKNGLVALPTCVIEPNDEVLLPDPGYTDYLAGVILAKGQPKPLELTQERHYLPDWDSVDTSNTKLIYLTYPNNPTGSVANTAFFQDTIDRFKGTKTKIVHDFAYQAFGFDQSNPSILQAKGAKDVAVEVFSFSKGYNMSGYRVGFAVGNANIIQNLQKYHTHTQAGMYGALQDACTVALNECDDVLKEQARIFGQRRDLIEDALQQARIPHEPVKGGIFLWLQCPPGFSSDAFITYLLKKLSILAAPGHPFGKRGEGYVRLSFAIDERQLREALNRLISIKGLYHNHEL; encoded by the coding sequence ATGCGTTATACAAATATTTTGAGTGAAATTCCAGACAGTTATTTTGGTAAAACGATGGGGAAAAAGGTTGAACACGGACCACTCTCTCTCATTAATTTAGCAGTGGGTATCCCTGATGCAGATACCCCTCAAGTTATCTTAGATGAATTGAGTCAAGCGATTTTAAAGCCTGAGAATCAGAAATATCTTGCGTTTCAAGGGAAAGAGGCATTCAAACAAGCGATTGTTGATTTTTACCAACGTCAGTTCGATGTTCATTTAGACCCAGAAAAAGAAGTGTGTCTATTATATGGAACGAAAAATGGGCTCGTCGCACTGCCTACTTGTGTCATTGAACCCAATGATGAAGTTTTATTACCTGATCCAGGGTATACAGATTATTTGGCTGGTGTCATCTTAGCAAAAGGTCAGCCCAAGCCACTCGAGTTAACTCAGGAGCGACATTATTTACCAGATTGGGATAGTGTAGACACATCAAACACAAAGCTCATTTATTTAACGTATCCTAATAATCCAACTGGTTCTGTTGCGAATACTGCATTCTTTCAAGATACGATTGACCGTTTTAAAGGGACAAAGACGAAGATTGTACATGACTTTGCTTATCAAGCTTTTGGCTTTGATCAATCGAACCCAAGTATTTTACAAGCAAAAGGTGCAAAAGATGTTGCAGTTGAAGTCTTTTCATTTTCAAAAGGATATAATATGTCAGGCTATCGTGTAGGGTTTGCGGTAGGTAATGCAAACATCATCCAAAATTTGCAGAAGTATCATACGCATACTCAAGCAGGTATGTATGGAGCCTTACAAGATGCCTGCACAGTTGCTTTAAATGAATGTGATGATGTATTGAAAGAACAAGCGCGGATTTTTGGTCAACGACGTGATTTAATTGAGGATGCACTGCAACAAGCACGAATCCCACATGAACCCGTTAAAGGAGGAATATTCTTATGGTTGCAGTGTCCACCCGGATTTTCGAGTGACGCATTTATAACGTATTTATTAAAAAAGCTATCAATTCTTGCAGCTCCAGGACATCCATTTGGTAAGCGTGGAGAAGGATATGTACGCTTATCATTTGCGATAGATGAGAGACAGCTTCGAGAAGCTTTAAATCGACTTATATCAATCAAAGGGCTGTATCATAATCATGAGTTGTGA
- a CDS encoding MarR family winged helix-turn-helix transcriptional regulator — MHTSDFFDHFTQLYRPYIKITQPLLDEYKVHPAQWLIIKDIAKHPQTTLVQISKRRSIEKPTTRKILKAIDKRGWLKITQGEDKREKLLDLTNTGKYVHYNLKKNIEQLQYDILKTLDIPQDQLEQTNRILERLYHQLHSLESDD; from the coding sequence ATGCACACATCTGATTTCTTTGATCACTTTACACAATTGTATCGACCTTACATTAAAATAACACAACCTTTATTAGATGAGTACAAAGTGCATCCAGCGCAGTGGCTAATTATCAAAGATATTGCTAAACATCCACAAACAACACTCGTTCAAATTTCTAAGCGTCGTTCAATTGAAAAGCCAACAACACGAAAAATTTTGAAAGCCATTGATAAACGAGGTTGGCTTAAAATAACACAAGGAGAAGATAAACGTGAAAAGCTACTAGACCTTACAAATACAGGAAAATATGTACACTATAATCTCAAAAAGAATATAGAACAATTACAATATGACATCCTTAAAACACTAGATATCCCACAAGATCAACTCGAACAAACCAACCGAATTTTAGAAAGGTTATATCATCAATTACATTCACTAGAATCTGATGATTAA
- the mspA gene encoding membrane stabilizing protein MspA, producing MLLYLILLPLMYLIVGYISIFKINMRFPKILRGLMGVLLIIVVATSLAYYPVSVWWLFVVLILLIANVEITAFKHAKGDHKGVHILNIISLFIIIIYIILAIVFV from the coding sequence ATGTTACTGTATTTAATACTTTTACCTCTCATGTATTTGATAGTAGGTTATATTAGTATCTTCAAAATAAACATGAGATTTCCTAAAATATTACGTGGACTCATGGGTGTACTACTCATTATTGTTGTGGCAACTTCACTTGCCTATTATCCTGTTTCGGTTTGGTGGTTATTTGTAGTCCTTATATTACTGATCGCAAATGTTGAAATCACAGCTTTCAAACATGCTAAGGGCGACCATAAAGGCGTACATATTTTAAATATCATCTCTTTATTTATTATTATCATTTATATCATATTGGCCATCGTTTTTGTTTAA
- a CDS encoding VOC family protein has product MVDIQFDHIIHYIDGLTHFEFPGQYLNIQNGGRHEKLGTFNRLIHIDLSYIELLDQFNKDRLKQQSKSNVGKVSFASSILENDHKQGFKKVCFRTNDIEGLQKDLNARGVETVGPIDMTRQNKKGQTVEWQLLYIKSPISPLLSPFFIQWRQSDEARQEELESFFQSHLKIDMIAFRTYQHQAMVKYWQQWFGMDILESSTQSTTLQCPNQSVKFKITEGKDDMIETVTMIDQTITAPVLIRIKGANYQFIPPVKDKV; this is encoded by the coding sequence ATGGTAGATATTCAATTTGATCATATCATTCATTATATTGACGGATTAACACATTTTGAATTTCCTGGGCAATATTTGAACATTCAAAACGGTGGTCGTCATGAGAAGTTAGGGACATTTAACCGATTAATACACATTGATTTAAGTTATATTGAACTTCTAGACCAGTTTAATAAAGATAGGTTAAAACAACAGTCTAAATCCAATGTAGGAAAAGTTTCATTTGCATCATCCATTTTAGAAAATGATCATAAACAAGGTTTTAAAAAGGTGTGTTTTCGAACGAACGATATCGAAGGGCTCCAAAAAGACTTGAATGCTCGAGGTGTTGAAACAGTTGGGCCCATAGACATGACACGTCAAAATAAAAAAGGTCAAACTGTTGAATGGCAATTACTCTATATTAAAAGCCCAATTAGCCCGTTACTATCACCGTTTTTTATACAATGGCGTCAATCTGATGAGGCACGACAAGAAGAACTCGAGTCATTTTTCCAAAGTCATCTCAAAATCGATATGATAGCATTTCGTACGTATCAACATCAAGCAATGGTCAAGTATTGGCAACAATGGTTTGGAATGGACATATTGGAATCGTCAACCCAGTCCACAACTTTGCAGTGCCCCAATCAAAGCGTCAAATTTAAAATCACAGAAGGCAAAGATGATATGATTGAAACAGTGACAATGATTGACCAAACGATTACAGCGCCAGTTTTAATTCGTATAAAAGGTGCCAATTATCAATTTATACCACCAGTTAAGGATAAAGTGTAG
- the rplC gene encoding 50S ribosomal protein L3 produces the protein MTKGILGRKIGMTQVFGENGDLIPVTVVEAKENVVLQKKTEEIDGYNAIQIGFENKEAYKKNSKTNKYANKPEEGHAKKADTAPKRFVREFRNVNVDDYEVGQEVSVDTFEVGDVIDVTATSKGKGFQGAIKRHNQARGPMSHGSHFHRAPGSVGMASDASRVFKGQKLPGRMGGNTVTVQNLEVVQVDAENNVILVKGNVPGPKKGFVQIQTAIKADK, from the coding sequence ATGACCAAAGGAATCTTAGGAAGAAAAATTGGAATGACTCAAGTGTTTGGCGAAAATGGAGATTTAATTCCAGTAACAGTAGTAGAAGCAAAAGAAAATGTTGTATTGCAAAAGAAAACTGAAGAAATTGACGGTTATAACGCAATTCAAATCGGTTTTGAAAACAAAGAAGCATATAAAAAGAACAGCAAGACAAACAAATATGCTAATAAACCTGAAGAAGGTCACGCTAAAAAAGCAGACACAGCACCTAAGCGCTTCGTTCGTGAATTCAGAAACGTAAACGTTGATGATTACGAAGTAGGTCAAGAAGTCTCAGTAGATACATTTGAAGTAGGTGACGTTATTGACGTAACTGCAACTTCAAAAGGTAAAGGTTTCCAAGGTGCTATCAAGCGTCATAATCAAGCGCGTGGACCTATGTCACACGGTTCTCATTTCCACAGAGCACCAGGTTCTGTAGGGATGGCTTCAGACGCTTCTCGTGTATTCAAAGGACAAAAATTACCTGGCCGTATGGGCGGTAACACTGTAACTGTTCAAAACTTAGAAGTTGTTCAAGTTGATGCGGAAAACAACGTGATTTTAGTTAAAGGTAACGTACCTGGCCCTAAAAAAGGTTTTGTTCAAATCCAAACAGCAATTAAAGCTGATAAATAA
- a CDS encoding SE1832 family protein, translating into MKLEQQLESLKFDYVRLQNDLEKRESTSQQVEPLIKQLEDIEHQISKIRTQLHAK; encoded by the coding sequence ATGAAATTAGAACAACAATTAGAATCGTTAAAGTTTGATTATGTCCGACTGCAAAATGATTTGGAGAAACGCGAATCGACATCACAACAAGTCGAACCTCTCATTAAGCAACTTGAAGATATCGAACATCAAATTTCAAAAATACGTACACAGCTACATGCAAAGTGA